In the Paraflavitalea devenefica genome, one interval contains:
- a CDS encoding response regulator, translating to MIHLALIEDDEVVRRYLAAFFAGSDGIQCSIAAGSVDDFFDKAQQIEQLDIVLTDIGLPGQSGIEGIPGIKRKFPDASIVILSVYMDNDRIFQALCAGAVGYLQKDTALEEILNCIHTIYKGGSVMSPTIARKVVDYFAPKRTYNEPLTAKEQQVIAAMVDGLSYKMIAARLGITLETVRQHIKNIYRKLQVNSKSEVIVKSLKGEI from the coding sequence ATGATTCACCTCGCTTTAATAGAAGATGATGAAGTGGTGCGGCGCTACCTGGCCGCCTTCTTTGCCGGCAGTGACGGCATACAGTGCAGCATCGCCGCGGGCTCGGTAGATGATTTTTTCGATAAAGCGCAGCAGATAGAGCAGTTGGACATTGTGTTGACCGATATCGGCTTACCCGGTCAATCGGGCATTGAGGGCATACCCGGTATTAAACGAAAATTCCCCGACGCATCCATCGTCATACTTTCCGTATACATGGACAACGACCGTATTTTTCAGGCGCTTTGCGCCGGCGCAGTTGGCTATTTACAAAAAGATACCGCCCTGGAAGAAATTCTGAATTGCATTCATACCATTTATAAAGGCGGGTCAGTTATGTCGCCCACCATTGCCCGTAAGGTGGTAGATTATTTTGCCCCCAAAAGGACCTACAATGAACCCCTCACCGCCAAGGAGCAGCAGGTGATCGCTGCCATGGTAGACGGGTTGAGCTATAAAATGATCGCCGCCCGCCTTGGCATTACCCTCGAGACCGTTCGCCAGCATATTAAAAATATTTACCGCAAGTTGCAGGTCAACAGTAAAAGCGAGGTGATTGTAAAGTCGTTGAAGGGAGAGATATAG
- a CDS encoding sensor histidine kinase, which translates to MWLPLTIGAQTSLQYTRLTVEDGLSNNSVQCILQDKAGILWFGTNGGLNRYDGTFFIQYNILSQPALSNSSVTAIMQDEKGLIWIGTENGLNILDPCTNTIRQFVHQDAMPSSLPAGPIRSIQQLHNGRTWVMGETWLSEFSGDRQFTQVAIDSSLLRKDMVLASVTEVSNELVWLSYLDQPTTLVNRRATNSGQHIGPAVTYLNDYSKIYIDGRHVTWGISSYGISRYNKGAFDNWLKNPYVVSGPNLHLRAAHCVDAAGNVWQGNDRGGLVKYDLQQRQVTDYSSLLATVNASIVFCLFKDNNNTIWAGTDNGIIKLSNREASFANLPFIIQGQELKNIRCRRIMADRYNNLYAGTENYGLLKRTRTSTGGDTTIALSTFGAPPITVLPVVNNTIHLPLDGRYDIGYVYDMWYDGKDLLWMAGYGISRYNLQTGVMDIFQAKGDEAARQQSITQFSLAWDGRLFWTGGQHNLFTFDPVTSEMWPFRDQNGHMPFEELPCWSLVLKGEWLWAGSANGLYKVNTRTREVKKEPVHRVLDFGINDITFDGDSSCWISTAGGGLIWYNTYTKEVQQYTNKDGLSNNTVCGVLLDARRDCWITTYAGLSYFNRQTGQFTNFYAKDGLNTDEFNRKALYKMPDGKMIAGGLNGYMQFDPAKVFTTVRPVTIALTRFSKIDRDGLTIDSIFNLQSFTNAVIAPGDKFFSFHFMLSDQYDPAGNRFFYQLQGVDDAWHPIGNQHFISFNGLSPGSYTLKIKGNTGGGSGSINELTIHILVKQVFYRSIWFMLLVVAAIAAIAWLIVRYRIRQVKKIQYLRTRIASDLHDDVGSSLVRITVLADAGKRDVLTTDIAEQLGTISGISRGAISTMKDVVWSIDARNDTMDGMIQYMQEHLHNMLTPANIDFELNHTGITQQEKLTMEFRQHVYLIFKEAINNVVKHAGATRVQVELHKANGYFIMQIKDDGTGLREKKFNSGHGLYNMQLRAGRLKASFDIISDKGVTILLKVPV; encoded by the coding sequence ATGTGGCTTCCCCTGACTATAGGGGCACAGACTTCCCTGCAATATACCCGCCTCACCGTAGAAGACGGCCTCAGCAACAATTCCGTTCAATGCATATTGCAGGACAAGGCCGGTATACTGTGGTTTGGCACCAACGGCGGATTGAACCGCTACGATGGCACTTTTTTTATCCAATACAACATACTAAGCCAGCCTGCCCTCAGCAACAGTTCCGTCACGGCCATCATGCAGGATGAAAAAGGGCTTATCTGGATCGGTACCGAAAACGGCCTCAACATCCTCGATCCCTGCACCAATACCATCCGGCAATTTGTTCACCAGGATGCCATGCCGTCTTCATTGCCAGCAGGCCCCATACGCAGTATTCAACAATTACATAATGGGCGTACCTGGGTAATGGGAGAAACCTGGCTGTCTGAATTTTCCGGCGACAGGCAATTCACGCAGGTTGCTATCGACAGCAGTTTGCTGAGAAAAGATATGGTGTTGGCTTCGGTTACTGAAGTAAGCAATGAACTGGTTTGGTTGTCTTACCTCGACCAGCCCACTACGCTGGTGAACAGACGTGCTACAAACAGCGGGCAACACATCGGCCCGGCTGTAACATATTTGAATGACTACTCGAAAATTTACATTGATGGCCGGCACGTTACCTGGGGTATTTCCAGTTACGGCATCAGCCGGTATAATAAAGGCGCATTTGACAACTGGTTGAAAAATCCCTATGTTGTCAGCGGCCCTAATTTACACCTGCGCGCCGCTCATTGCGTGGATGCAGCCGGCAATGTATGGCAGGGCAATGACCGTGGAGGACTGGTGAAATACGACTTACAGCAGCGCCAGGTAACAGATTACAGCTCTTTGCTGGCAACAGTAAATGCCTCCATCGTATTTTGTTTGTTCAAAGACAATAACAATACTATTTGGGCGGGAACCGATAATGGCATCATCAAACTGTCCAACCGCGAAGCGTCGTTCGCCAATCTGCCGTTCATCATACAGGGTCAGGAACTGAAGAACATTCGCTGCCGGCGAATCATGGCCGACCGTTACAATAACCTCTATGCCGGAACAGAGAATTACGGGTTGCTGAAGCGGACACGCACCAGCACCGGCGGGGATACCACCATTGCGTTGTCTACTTTTGGCGCACCACCCATCACGGTGTTGCCTGTTGTTAACAACACCATTCATTTGCCACTCGATGGCCGGTACGACATTGGCTATGTCTATGATATGTGGTACGATGGTAAAGACTTGCTGTGGATGGCAGGGTATGGTATCAGTCGCTATAACCTGCAAACGGGGGTGATGGATATTTTCCAGGCAAAAGGCGACGAGGCTGCCAGGCAGCAAAGCATCACCCAGTTCAGTCTTGCCTGGGATGGCCGGCTGTTCTGGACGGGCGGGCAACACAACCTGTTTACCTTCGATCCCGTTACCAGTGAAATGTGGCCTTTCCGCGATCAGAACGGCCACATGCCTTTTGAAGAGCTGCCTTGCTGGAGCCTCGTCCTAAAAGGTGAATGGTTGTGGGCCGGGTCGGCCAATGGATTATACAAAGTGAATACCCGCACCAGGGAAGTGAAGAAAGAGCCTGTACATCGCGTACTCGATTTCGGCATCAATGATATTACCTTCGATGGCGACAGCAGTTGCTGGATCAGTACGGCCGGGGGAGGGTTGATCTGGTACAACACCTACACCAAAGAAGTACAACAATACACCAATAAAGATGGACTGAGCAATAATACCGTTTGTGGAGTGCTGCTCGATGCCCGCCGCGATTGCTGGATCACCACCTATGCCGGGTTAAGCTATTTCAACCGGCAAACCGGGCAGTTCACCAACTTCTATGCAAAAGATGGATTGAATACCGATGAGTTCAACCGCAAGGCCCTGTACAAAATGCCGGACGGAAAAATGATCGCCGGGGGACTGAATGGCTATATGCAGTTCGATCCCGCAAAAGTATTCACCACCGTCAGGCCCGTTACCATAGCCCTTACCCGCTTCAGCAAGATCGACCGTGATGGGTTGACCATCGATTCCATATTCAACCTGCAGTCATTTACCAATGCCGTGATAGCGCCCGGCGATAAATTCTTTTCCTTTCACTTTATGCTGTCAGACCAGTATGACCCTGCCGGTAACCGTTTTTTCTACCAGTTGCAGGGCGTGGACGATGCCTGGCATCCAATAGGCAACCAGCATTTTATTTCTTTCAACGGGTTATCGCCCGGTAGTTATACCCTGAAAATAAAAGGCAATACAGGCGGCGGATCGGGCAGCATCAACGAATTGACCATTCACATATTGGTGAAGCAGGTGTTTTACAGGAGCATTTGGTTTATGCTATTGGTGGTAGCCGCCATTGCCGCCATTGCCTGGCTCATCGTACGCTACCGTATACGCCAGGTAAAAAAGATCCAATACCTGCGCACCCGCATTGCCAGCGATTTACATGATGATGTAGGCAGCTCGCTCGTTCGCATCACCGTACTGGCTGATGCCGGTAAGCGCGATGTCCTTACCACCGATATAGCGGAGCAACTGGGCACTATTTCCGGTATCAGCAGAGGAGCTATCTCCACCATGAAAGATGTGGTATGGAGCATCGATGCGCGGAACGATACCATGGACGGTATGATCCAATATATGCAGGAGCACCTGCACAATATGCTTACACCTGCCAACATCGACTTTGAGCTGAACCATACAGGCATTACCCAACAGGAAAAACTGACCATGGAATTCCGCCAGCATGTATACCTCATATTTAAGGAGGCCATCAACAACGTAGTGAAACATGCCGGCGCTACCCGGGTGCAGGTGGAGTTACACAAAGCGAACGGGTATTTTATTATGCAGATAAAAGATGATGGAACCGGATTACGGGAAAAGAAATTCAATAGCGGACATGGGTTGTACAATATGCAGTTGCGGGCCGGGCGCTTAAAAGCGTCTTTCGATATTATTTCAGATAAGGGAGTTACCATACTGCTGAAAGTGCCTGTATAA